The Chaetodon trifascialis isolate fChaTrf1 chromosome 16, fChaTrf1.hap1, whole genome shotgun sequence genome includes a region encoding these proteins:
- the LOC139344964 gene encoding olfactory receptor 8G17-like, whose protein sequence is MENYTYNSFTLLVEGIAVTKDSMYPVFFLFFISYIFLMVVNVGITVLIFIDKSLHLPMYLIFCNLSLSDIMGSTNILPRLLVDVLRPPSERLISYYECVVQAFIAQLFGTTSHTVLMIMTFDRYVAICNPLRYSAIMTNKMVIKLTVSAWGVAFVLVGILLGLTIRLNRCRTVITHPFCDNASLFKLSCENVFINNVYGLTFTVVLFTASIGSMVLTYTKITLVCLTSKSKSLNSKALKTCSTHLVVYLILLLCGFIVIILHRFPQYKEYRKLSAILLAVVPGSLNTIIYGVQSKEIRKIIWKYLRT, encoded by the coding sequence ATGGAAAATTACACCTACAACAGCTTCACCCTCCTCGTTGAAGGGATTGCGGTCACAAAGGATTCCATGTAccctgtctttttcctcttcttcatttcctACATTTTTCTGATGGTTGTAAATGTAGGCATTACAGTTCTAATTTTTATTGACAAGAGCCTCCACCTGCCCATGTATCTCATTTTTTGCAACCTGTCGCTCAGTGACATAATGGGAAGTACTAATATTTTGCCCCGTTTGCTTGTAGATGTGTTGCGGCCTCCCTCTGAGCGCCTCATCAGTTATTATGAATGTGTGGTCCAAGCTTTCATTGCACAGTTGTTTGGTACGACTTCCCACACCGTGCTCATGATTATGACATTTGACAGATATGTGGCCATCTGCAATCCTCTGCGCTATTCTGCCATAATGACCAACAAGATGGTGATCAAGCTGACAGTGTCTGCCTGGGGAGTGGCCTTTGTTTTGGTTGGGATTCTGCTCGGTTTGACCATACGGTTGAACCGATGCAGGACTGTGATCACACACCCCTTCTGTGATAATGCCTCCTTGTTTAAACTCTCCTGCGAGAATGTGTTCATCAATAATGTCTATGGCCTCACTTTCACTGTAGTTCTGTTCACAGCTTCTATAGGCAGCATGGTTCTCACCTACACTAAGATCACACTAGTCTGCTTGACCAGTAAAAGTAAGTCATTGAACAGTAAGGCCTTGAAGACCTGCAGCACTCACCTGGTTGTGTATCTGATCCTGCTGTTGTGTggatttattgtcattattctACATCGCTTCCCTCAGTACAAAGAATACCGAAAACTCTCTGCCATTCTGCTTGCTGTAGTGCCTGGTAGCCTCAACACCATCATTTATGGGGTGCAGTCTAAAGAAATACGAAAAATTATCTGGAAATATTTAAGAACTTGA
- the LOC139344677 gene encoding olfactory receptor 52N5-like: MENYTYNSFTLLIDGIAVTKDSMYPVFFLLFISYIFLMVVNVGITVLIFIDKSLHLPMYLIFCNLSVSDIMGSTNILPRLLVDVLRPPSERLISYYECVVQAFITQLFGTTSHTVLMIMTFDRYVAICNPLRYSAIMTNKMVIKLTVSAWGVAFVLVGILLGLTIRLNRCRTVITHPFCDNASLFKLSCESVFINNIYGLTFTVVLLTASIGSMVLTYTKITLVCLTSKSKSLNSKALKTCSTHLVVYLIMLLCGFIVIILHRFPQYKEYQKLSAILFAIVPGSLNTIIYGVQSNEIQKIIWKYFRP; encoded by the coding sequence ATGGAAAACTACACCTACAACAGCTTCACCCTCCTCATCGATGGGATTGCGGTCACAAAGGATTCCATGTAccctgtctttttcctcttattCATTTCCTACATTTTTCTGATGGTTGTAAATGTAGGCATTACAGTTCTAATTTTTATTGACAAGAGCCTCCACCTGCCCATGTATCTCATTTTTTGCAACCTGTCAGTCAGTGACATAATGGGAAGTACTAATATTTTGCCCCGTTTGCTTGTAGATGTGTTGCGGCCTCCCTCTGAGCGCCTCATCAGTTATTATGAATGTGTGGTCCAAGCTTTCATTACACAGTTGTTTGGTACGACTTCCCACACTGTGCTCATGATTATGACATTTGACAGATATGTGGCCATCTGCAATCCTCTGCGCTATTCTGCCATAATGACCAACAAGATGGTGATCAAGCTGACAGTGTCTGCCTGGGGAGTGGCCTTTGTTTTGGTTGGGATTCTGCTCGGTTTGACCATCCGGCTGAATCGATGCAGGACTGTGATCACACACCCCTTCTGTGACAATGCCTCACTGTTTAAACTCTcctgtgagagtgtgttcatCAATAACATCTATGGCCTCACTTTCACTGTAGTTCTGTTGACGGCGTCTATAGGCAGCATGGTTCTCACCTACACTAAGATCACACTAGTCTGCCTGACCAGTAAAAGTAAGTCTTTGAACAGTAAGGCCTTGAAGACCTGCAGCACTCACCTGGTTGTGTATCTGATCATGCTGTTGTGTggatttattgtcattattctGCATCGCTTCCCTCAGTACAAAGAATACCAAAAACTCTCTGCCATTCTGTTTGCTATAGTGCCTGGTAGCCTCAACACCATCATTTATGGGGTGCAGTCTAACGAAATCCAAAAAATTATCTGGAAATATTTCAGACCTTAA